The proteins below come from a single Hippocampus zosterae strain Florida chromosome 5, ASM2543408v3, whole genome shotgun sequence genomic window:
- the LOC127600659 gene encoding transcription initiation factor TFIID subunit 12: MANSTATAVKVMGAPGPAGRSSPEGSQVLSKKKLQDLVREIDPNEQLDEDVEEMLLQIADDFIESVVTAACQLARHRKSNSLEVKDVQLHLERQWNMWIPGYGSDEIRPFKKACTTEAHKQRMALIRKTTKK, from the exons ATGGCCAACAGCACCGCGACGGCAGTAAAGGTTATGGGAGCACCCGGTCCTGCGGGCAGAAGCAGCCCCGAAGGATCTCAG GTGCTGAGCAAGAAGAAGCTTCAAGACCTGGTGAGAGAAATCGACCCCAACGAGCAGCTGGACGAGGACGTCGAGGAG ATGCTGCTGCAGATCGCCGACGACTTCATCGAGAGCGTGGTGACGGCCGCTTGTCAGCTGGCACGCCATCGCAAATCCAACAGCTTGGAGGTCAAAGACGTCCAGTTGCATCTCG AACGTCAATGGAACATGTGGATCCCAGGTTACGGGTCGGATGAGATCCGGCCCTTTAAGAAGGCTTGCACCACAGAGGCTCACAAACAG aGGATGGCCCTGATCCGCAAGACGACCAAAAAGTAG